One Desulfovibrio inopinatus DSM 10711 genomic window, GTCGTTCAAATGAGCGTGAGAGTGAAAGACCAACAGCGAGAAACGCTCACGGACACTTCGCCAGCATGATGTCTAAGATAGCCGGTGTCATGCCTTGCATGCCCTTCGCGGACAATGTCCCCAGATTGGCAATGGATTCTTCGCCACTGCGCCCGACGATACCGTCAATGGGGCTGACAATGACGCCATTCAAGGCAAGTAGGGCGCTTTTCACGGCTGAACTTGCCGCATCGCCGACCTTGAGGGCGCAACTCGTCTTGGCGCCGTCGCAAATGAGGGTGGATGTATTCTCGATATGATTGGTGATGGCGCCGCCGATTTTTTGTGTCGTTCCGCCCAAGAGATAACAGACACCCGCAGCCACGCCCGCGCCCCCGGCAATCGCACTCCCGCAAATGGCCGAAAGTCGACCCACGCGAGCTTTGACGAGGCACGTCACCATGGCACTCAGGGTGAGCGCCTTATAGATCAGGGCTTCATCCTCGATAGTCATAAATTCACTGGCCGCGGCAATGGGCGTGCTGGCGGCAATACCCTGGTTACCGCTTCCGGCAAGAGTCATGGCCGACAGACTGACGCCGCCCATGCGGGAGTCAATGCCCGCGGCGGCCACTGTGCCGGCATGGAGCGGCATATCTTCATGTAAAAGCCCCTGGCGCATAAGAGAAAGCTGTGTTCTGCCAACGCCTAAACCAGGACCGTGTTTAAGACCATATTCAGCAAGCGCCATATTCAAATGCAGTCCCTGACGCATGTAGGCGAAATCGTCCTCGTCCAGGTCATCCAGCAGGTCGATCATGGAATCCAGGCTCAGGCTCATCAGCCAGGATTCCAGCTCCGTCAACGGTTCCGGACCATCAGCTGTTTGCGCGCTCAACAGGGGACTGTCCGTCACGGCCTCGCCGTTTAATGTAAGGGAAACAATATTATCGTGGCGACCTTCAATCAGGCAGGTTGCTTGCTGGTCTTTGGCAGTGATGACGACCTTGACGAACAACGCCTCTTGTGCGCGGTCAATCTCCACCGTGACCCCACCCGCGGCAACCAGAGCAAGCGCCTTGTCGAGACCGTCCTGTTCAATGGAGGCAAACACTTGCAACCGCTTTGCCGGATCACCGGCCATGGCTCCCATCGCCGCGGCCAACGCAATGG contains:
- a CDS encoding L-serine ammonia-lyase, iron-sulfur-dependent, subunit alpha translates to MGFQIQDILHGKAKSLIHLETDPGLGCTEPAAIGLAAASAASLLHNPPENIVLTTDPNLHRNAMGVVIPNSGGRTSIALAAAMGAMAGDPAKRLQVFASIEQDGLDKALALVAAGGVTVEIDRAQEALFVKVVITAKDQQATCLIEGRHDNIVSLTLNGEAVTDSPLLSAQTADGPEPLTELESWLMSLSLDSMIDLLDDLDEDDFAYMRQGLHLNMALAEYGLKHGPGLGVGRTQLSLMRQGLLHEDMPLHAGTVAAAGIDSRMGGVSLSAMTLAGSGNQGIAASTPIAAASEFMTIEDEALIYKALTLSAMVTCLVKARVGRLSAICGSAIAGGAGVAAGVCYLLGGTTQKIGGAITNHIENTSTLICDGAKTSCALKVGDAASSAVKSALLALNGVIVSPIDGIVGRSGEESIANLGTLSAKGMQGMTPAILDIMLAKCP